A window of the Synechococcus sp. JA-3-3Ab genome harbors these coding sequences:
- the ctpC gene encoding carboxyl-terminal processing protease CtpC produces MRKRGFVVSATAAVVTAVSLVGVQLSMPGWAGFRRDPKEVVDEVWQIVNREYVDPSFNSVDWEAVRRDLLSREYATREDAYAAIREALKKLNDPYTRFLDPDQFASMQIDTSGELTGVGITLGMDQETNELVVISPIEGSPADRAGIKSKDVIVRIDDKSTEGMDTNTAVSLIRGEPGTRVRLTIRREGEGLKVFDLVRERIELATVRYAVHQENGLPIGYIRITQFSGNAADKVRQAIRELEKQGVAAYVLDLRANPGGLLYSSAEIARMWIDRGSIVSTVNRQGEQDRLTANNSALTDKPLAVLVDGGSASASEILSGALQDNRRAVIVGTQTFGKGLVQSVHPLSDGSGLAVTIARYRTPKGTDIDHKGITPDIVVELSEEDLNRLSRDRELVATPADPQYAAAIQALQAQISARQQQAKEPMRSSSL; encoded by the coding sequence ATGAGAAAGCGTGGGTTTGTGGTGAGTGCAACGGCTGCAGTGGTCACAGCCGTGTCGCTTGTCGGGGTGCAGCTATCCATGCCGGGTTGGGCAGGGTTTCGCCGGGATCCCAAGGAAGTGGTGGACGAAGTTTGGCAGATTGTTAATCGCGAATACGTCGACCCTTCCTTCAACTCCGTCGACTGGGAGGCGGTGCGGCGGGATCTGCTCAGCCGAGAATATGCCACCCGAGAAGATGCCTATGCAGCCATTCGCGAAGCCCTGAAGAAACTGAACGATCCCTACACCCGCTTCTTGGATCCCGACCAGTTCGCCAGCATGCAAATTGACACATCCGGTGAGCTGACCGGGGTGGGGATCACGCTGGGCATGGATCAAGAGACCAACGAGCTGGTGGTGATCTCCCCCATCGAAGGATCCCCCGCCGACCGGGCCGGGATCAAGTCCAAAGATGTAATCGTGCGCATCGACGACAAATCCACCGAAGGGATGGACACCAACACCGCCGTCAGCCTCATTCGCGGCGAGCCGGGCACACGGGTGCGGCTGACCATCCGCCGCGAGGGGGAAGGGCTGAAGGTGTTCGACCTGGTGCGGGAGAGAATTGAGCTGGCCACCGTGCGCTATGCGGTTCACCAGGAAAATGGCCTGCCCATTGGCTACATCCGCATCACCCAGTTTTCCGGCAATGCCGCCGACAAGGTGCGCCAGGCCATTCGCGAGCTGGAGAAACAAGGAGTGGCCGCCTATGTGCTGGATCTGAGGGCCAATCCGGGGGGGCTGCTCTACTCCAGCGCCGAGATCGCCCGCATGTGGATCGACCGGGGCAGCATTGTCTCGACGGTGAACCGGCAAGGGGAGCAGGATCGCCTCACGGCCAACAACAGCGCCCTCACCGACAAGCCTTTGGCTGTCTTGGTGGATGGAGGATCCGCCAGCGCCAGCGAGATCTTGTCGGGGGCTTTGCAGGATAACCGGCGCGCCGTGATCGTGGGCACGCAAACCTTTGGCAAGGGCCTAGTGCAGTCGGTGCATCCCCTCTCCGATGGGTCGGGCCTGGCGGTGACCATCGCCCGCTATCGCACCCCCAAAGGCACCGATATCGATCACAAAGGCATCACCCCTGACATTGTCGTGGAACTGTCCGAAGAAGATCTCAATCGCCTCAGCCGGGATCGCGAGTTGGTGGCGACTCCCGCCGACCCGCAATATGCCGCCGCTATCCAGGCCCTCCAGGCGCAGATCTCGGCCCGCCAGCAACAGGCCAAGGAGCCAATGCGTTCCTCTTCCCTCTAG
- the argF gene encoding ornithine carbamoyltransferase: MNLAGRDLLKLSDLSPAELAALLVQAAQLKRDPYRVDLRGRVLGLLFQKASTRTRVSFTAAMAQCGGSTLDLVPTAMQMSRGEPLQDTARVLSRYLDAIAIRTYNQRELEIFAEYAEIPVINALTDQFHPCQVLADLLTIQENFGQLAGLTLAYCGDGNNVAHSLLLGCAMSGIHIRVATPPGYEPDAAVVAEAQALAQGSQVWVLRDPYEAVAGAQVVYTDVWASMGQEDQAEARKADFLPYQVNAKLLKQAAREAIVLHCLPAHREEEITAEVLEGSQSRVWDQAENRLHVQKALLIQLLGAG; encoded by the coding sequence ATCAACTTAGCCGGGCGGGATCTGCTCAAACTCAGCGACCTGAGCCCGGCGGAGCTAGCGGCCTTGCTGGTCCAAGCGGCGCAACTGAAGCGGGATCCCTATCGGGTGGATCTGCGCGGCCGGGTGCTGGGGCTGTTGTTTCAGAAGGCTTCTACCCGCACCCGTGTCAGCTTTACCGCTGCCATGGCCCAGTGCGGGGGCAGCACCCTAGATCTGGTGCCGACGGCGATGCAGATGAGCCGCGGCGAGCCTCTGCAGGATACGGCCCGCGTTCTCTCCCGCTACCTGGACGCCATTGCCATTCGCACCTACAACCAGCGGGAGCTGGAAATCTTTGCCGAATATGCCGAGATCCCCGTGATCAACGCCCTCACGGATCAGTTTCACCCCTGCCAAGTTTTGGCCGATCTGCTTACCATCCAGGAGAACTTCGGCCAACTGGCGGGCCTGACCTTGGCCTATTGCGGCGACGGCAATAATGTTGCCCATTCCCTGCTGCTGGGCTGTGCCATGAGCGGGATCCACATCCGCGTCGCCACCCCCCCCGGCTACGAGCCAGATGCGGCAGTAGTAGCAGAAGCGCAAGCCTTGGCCCAGGGATCGCAGGTGTGGGTGTTGCGGGATCCCTACGAAGCGGTCGCCGGAGCCCAGGTGGTCTATACCGACGTGTGGGCCAGCATGGGCCAAGAAGACCAGGCCGAGGCGCGCAAAGCCGACTTCCTGCCCTACCAGGTCAATGCTAAGCTGCTGAAACAGGCGGCTCGCGAGGCCATTGTGCTCCACTGCCTGCCCGCGCACCGGGAAGAGGAGATCACCGCCGAGGTCTTGGAGGGATCCCAGTCCCGGGTGTGGGATCAAGCAGAAAATCGCCTCCACGTGCAAAAAGCGCTCCTGATCCAACTGCTGGGGGCAGGGTGA